A stretch of Cucumis sativus cultivar 9930 chromosome 2, Cucumber_9930_V3, whole genome shotgun sequence DNA encodes these proteins:
- the LOC101203733 gene encoding ADP,ATP carrier protein 1, mitochondrial-like: MADQVQHPTIYQKVAGQLSLQSRVASGFRACDDGFRNPALYQRRAPITNYSNAAFQYPAVQSCVATTDLSRVSSTASPIFVAAPAEKGNFMLDFLMGGVSAAVSKTAAAPIERVKLLIQNQDEMIKSGRLSEPYKGIGDCFKRTMQEEGFGSLWRGNTANVIRYFPTQALNFAFKDYFKRLFNFKKDRDGYWKWFAGNLASGGAAGASSLLFVYSLDYARTRLANDAKAAKKGGERQFNGLVDVYRKTLQSDGVAGLYRGFNISCVGIIVYRGLYFGMYDSLKPVLLTGKMQDSFFASFALGWLITNGAGLASYPIDTVRRRMMMTSGEAVKYKSSMDAFSQILKNEGAKSLFKGAGANILRAVAGAGVLAGYDKLQVIVFGKKYGSGGA; this comes from the exons ATGGCTGATCAGGTTCAACATCCCACTATCTATCAGAAGGTTGCTGGTCAGCTCTCCCTTCAGTCGAGGGTTGCTTCGGGTTTCCGGGCTTGTGATGATGGCTTTAGAAATCCTGCACTCTATCAGAGACGTGCACCGATTACCAATTATTCCAATGCTGCTTTTCAATATCCTGCTGTGCAATCCTGTGTAGCTACAACTGACCTTTCTAGGGTTTCCTCAACCGCTTCCCCCATTTTTGTTGCTGCCCCTGCTGAGAAAGGAAACTTTATGCTTGACTTTCTTATGGGTGGTGTGTCTGCTGCTGTGTCCAAAACAGCTGCTGCCCCGATTGAGCGTGTCAAActcttaattcaaaatcaagatGAGATGATTAAATCTGGACGTTTGTCTGAGCCATACAAGGGTATTGGTGATTGTTTTAAGCGCACAATGCAAGAGGAGGGTTTCGGTTCATTGTGGAGAGGAAACACTGCCAATGTCATCCGTTATTTCCCCACTCAA GCATTGAACTTTGCTTTTAAGGATTACTTCAAGAGACTTTTCAACTTCAAGAAAGACAGGGATGGTTACTGGAAATGGTTTGCTGGTAACCTTGCATCCGGAGGTGCAGCCGGTGCTTCATCccttctttttgtttactCTCTTGACTATGCGCGTACCCGATTGGCAAATGATGCCAAAGCTGCCAAGAAGGGTGGAGAAAGGCAATTCAATGGACTGGTTGATGTCTACAGGAAGACATTGCAGTCTGATGGTGTTGCTGGTTTATATCGTGGGTTTAACATTTCTTGCGTTGGTATCATTGTGTACCGTGGTTTATACTTCGGAATGTACGATTCTCTAAAGCCTGTTTTGTTGACCGGGAAGATGCAG GATAGTTTCTTCGCTAGCTTTGCTCTTGGTTGGCTCATCACCAACGGTGCCGGTCTTGCATCCTACCCAATTGACACTGTTCGTAGAAGAATGATGATGACATCTGGTGAAGCAGTGAAGTACAAGAGCTCAATGGATGCCTTCTCTCAGATCTTGAAGAACGAAGGTGCCAAGTCTCTCTTCAAGGGTGCTGGTGCTAACATTCTCCGTGCCGTTGCTGGTGCTGGTGTGCTTGCCGGTTACGATAAGTTGCAGGTGATCGTCTTCGGGAAGAAATACGGATCTGGTGGCGCTTAA
- the LOC101203484 gene encoding ADP,ATP carrier protein 1, mitochondrial, translating to MADQVQHPTIYQKVAGQLSLQSRVASGFRASDDGLRNPALYQRRAPITNYSNVAFQYPAVQSCVATTDLSRVASTASPIFVAAPAEKGNFMLDFLMGGVSAAVSKTAAAPIERVKLLIQNQDEMIKSGRLSEPYKGIGDCFKRTMQEEGFGSLWRGNTANVIRYFPTQALNFAFKDYFKRLFNFKKDRDGYWKWFAGNLASGGAAGASSLLFVYSLDYARTRLANDAKAAKKGGERQFNGLVDVYRKTLQSDGVAGLYRGFNISCVGIIVYRGLYFGMYDSLKPVLLTGKMQDSFFASFALGWLITNGAGLASYPIDTVRRRMMMTSGEAVKYKSSMDAFSQILKNEGAKSLFKGAGANILRAVAGAGVLAGYDKLQVIVFGKKYGSGGA from the exons ATGGCTGATCAGGTTCAACATCCCACTATCTATCAGAAGGTTGCTGGTCAGCTCTCTCTTCAGTCGAGGGTTGCTTCGGGTTTTCGTGCCAGTGATGATGGCCTTAGGAATCCTGCTCTCTATCAGAGACGTGCACCGATCACCAATTATTCCAATGTTGCTTTTCAATATCCTGCTGTGCAATCCTGTGTAGCTACAACTGATCTTTCTAGGGTTGCCTCAACCGCTTCCCCCATTTTTGTTGCTGCCCCTGCTGAGAAAGGAAACTTTATGCTTGACTTTCTTATGGGTGGTGTGTCTGCTGCTGTGTCCAAGACAGCTGCTGCCCCCATTGAGCGTGTCAAActcttaattcaaaatcaggATGAGATGATTAAATCCGGACGTTTGTCTGAGCCATACAAGGGTATTGGTGATTGTTTTAAGCGCACAATGCAAGAGGAGGGTTTCGGTTCATTGTGGAGAGGAAACACTGCCAATGTCATCCGTTATTTCCCCACTCAA GCATTGAACTTTGCTTTTAAGGATTACTTCAAGAGACTTTTCAACTTCAAGAAAGACAGGGATGGTTACTGGAAATGGTTTGCCGGTAACCTGGCATCCGGTGGTGCAGCTGGTGcttcatctcttctttttgtttactCTCTTGACTATGCTCGTACCCGATTGGCAAATGATGCCAAAGCTGCCAAGAAGGGTGGAGAAAGGCAATTCAATGGACTGGTTGATGTCTACAGGAAGACATTGCAGTCTGATGGTGTTGCTGGTCTATATCGTGGGTTTAACATTTCTTGCGTTGGTATCATCGTGTACCGAGGTTTATACTTCGGAATGTACGATTCTCTAAAGCCTGTTTTGTTGACCGGGAAGATGCAG GATAGTTTCTTCGCTAGCTTTGCCCTTGGTTGGCTCATCACCAATGGTGCCGGTCTCGCATCCTACCCAATTGACACTGTTCGTAGAAGAATGATGATGACGTCTGGTGAAGCAGTGAAGTACAAGAGCTCAATGGATGCCTTCTCTCAGATCTTGAAGAACGAAGGTGCCAAGTCTCTCTTCAAGGGTGCTGGTGCTAACATTCTCCGTGCCGTTGCTGGTGCTGGTGTGCTTGCCGGTTACGATAAGTTGCAGGTGATCGTCTTCGGGAAGAAATACGGATCTGGTGGCGCATAA
- the LOC101203977 gene encoding uncharacterized protein LOC101203977 produces MHAKTDSEVTSIAPSSPTRSPRRPVYFVQSPSRDSHDGEKTATSFHSTPVLTSPMDSPPHSRSSVGRHSRESSSSRFSGSLKPGSRKITPNDVSRGAHRKGQKPWKECDVIEEEGLLEDEDRGKSLPRRCYVLAFILGFVVLFSMFALILWGASRPMKPKITMKSITFEQFKIQAGSDFTGVATDMASVNSTVKLIFRNTGSFFGVHVSPTPVDLSYSEITVASGTVKKFYQSRKSHRSMTINVIGTRVPLYGSGASLSGSTGTPETPLPLKLRFVIRSRAYVLGQLVKPKFYRHIDCPIIFDSKKLNVPMSLKNCTVV; encoded by the exons ATGCACGCTAAAACCGACTCCGAAGTCACCAGTATCGCCCCTTCTTCTCCGACCAGATCTCCTCGCCGTCCTGTCTACTTCGTTCAGAGCCCTTCCAGAGACTCACACGATGGGGAGAAGACTGCCACCTCCTTTCACTCTACTCCTGTTCTCACTAGTCCCATGGACTCCCCTCCCCATTCTCGCTCCTCCGTCGGCCGTCACTCTAGAGAATCTTCCTCCAGTAGGTTTTCTGGATCTCTTAAACCTGGATCCAGGAAGATCACTCCTAATGACGTCTCTCGCGGCGCACATCGGAAGGGTCAGAAGCCATGGAAGGAATGCGATGTGATCGAAGAGGAAGGTCTTCTTGAAGACGAAGATCGGGGAAAATCTCTTCCTCGTCGCTGTTATGTTCTCGCTTTCATTTTGGGATTTGTTGTTCTTTTCTCTATGTTTGCTTTGATTCTTTGGGGTGCTAGTAGGCCGATGAAGCCCAAGATCACTATGAAG AGCATTACATTCGAGCAATTCAAAATCCAAGCCGGTTCCGATTTTACGGGCGTCGCCACTGATATGGCTTCCGTAAATTCTACTGTGAAACTCATTTTTCGAAACACCGGATCATTCTTCGGCGTCCACGTCTCTCCTACTCCCGTCGATTTATCATATTCCGAAATCACAGTCGCATCAGGAACC GTTAAAAAGTTCTATCAATCACGGAAGAGTCATAGATCTATGACAATCAATGTAATCGGTACCAGAGTCCCACTGTACGGAAGTGGAGCAAGTCTGAGCGGTTCCACTGGAACCCCCGAAACACCATTGCCGTTGAAACTGAGATTCGTGATCAGATCCAGAGCCTACGTGCTGGGCCAATTAGTGAAGCCAAAATTCTACAGACACATCGATTGCCCCATAATTTTCGATTCCAAGAAACTCAATGTCCCCATGTCGCTCAAGAATTGCACAGTCGTTTGA